The Paenibacillus sp. YPG26 genome includes a window with the following:
- a CDS encoding DUF1634 domain-containing protein: protein MANHENSGGDAPSRIADVELAISKMLRIGIVAAAAVIIIGLVQFLVTGVSGYPDGTYPLGFRAIWEGLLDMKSVAVIETGLLILILTPVLRVFVSLFVFWQEKDYRFVAITATVFIILVISFLLGKAG, encoded by the coding sequence ATGGCGAATCATGAGAATTCTGGCGGGGATGCGCCGAGCCGGATAGCGGATGTTGAGCTGGCTATCAGTAAAATGCTGCGGATCGGGATCGTGGCAGCCGCCGCGGTCATTATTATCGGGCTGGTGCAGTTCCTGGTCACCGGCGTCAGCGGATATCCGGATGGGACGTATCCACTCGGATTCCGGGCTATCTGGGAAGGGCTTCTGGACATGAAATCGGTAGCTGTCATTGAGACCGGGCTGCTGATTCTGATTCTGACGCCGGTTCTGCGGGTATTTGTCTCACTATTCGTATTCTGGCAGGAAAAGGACTATCGGTTCGTTGCGATTACGGCTACCGTGTTTATTATCCTGGTCATCAGCTTTTTACTGGGCAAGGCAGGCTGA
- a CDS encoding DUF421 domain-containing protein, translating into MEVGTLDFEQITFKLLIGFAGLWTMTRLLGKKEISQLTPFDFISSLMLSELVGNTVYQEDVKFSHLIYALLLWTVLSFVFEKITQYFKRTRGFLDGKASILIRHGEVDLKELRKNSLDFDQLRMLLRQHDVFFMREVAYAIFEANGTLSIMKRSEYEPVTRSDLNLPDKEAYFSYQLVEDGKPDEESLKLLGKDESWLMAELRKCGHEKLSEVAYAEWTQDKGMYVLEHRSKSFKLPEDEVD; encoded by the coding sequence ATGGAGGTTGGAACTTTGGACTTTGAACAAATTACTTTCAAGCTGCTCATCGGTTTTGCGGGTCTATGGACAATGACACGCCTGCTCGGTAAGAAGGAGATCTCCCAGCTGACTCCATTCGATTTCATATCTTCCCTTATGTTAAGCGAGCTTGTAGGGAATACCGTCTACCAGGAGGATGTGAAATTCTCTCATTTAATCTACGCGCTGCTGCTCTGGACGGTGCTGTCGTTCGTCTTCGAGAAGATTACCCAGTATTTCAAACGGACACGGGGCTTCCTGGACGGGAAAGCTTCTATTCTCATTCGTCATGGGGAGGTAGACCTGAAGGAGCTGCGCAAGAACAGTCTGGACTTCGATCAGCTGAGAATGCTGCTGCGTCAGCATGATGTGTTCTTCATGCGTGAGGTGGCTTATGCAATCTTTGAAGCTAACGGGACCCTCAGCATTATGAAGAGATCCGAATATGAGCCGGTGACCCGCAGTGATCTGAATCTGCCGGACAAGGAGGCTTACTTCTCCTACCAGCTTGTTGAGGACGGGAAGCCGGATGAGGAGAGCCTGAAGCTGCTGGGCAAGGACGAGTCCTGGCTTATGGCCGAGCTGCGCAAGTGCGGGCATGAGAAGCTGAGTGAAGTGGCCTATGCCGAGTGGACCCAGGACAAGGGGATGTACGTGCTGGAGCATCGCAGTAAATCTTTCAAGCTTCCAGAAGACGAGGTGGATTAA
- a CDS encoding SDR family oxidoreductase, with translation MTNPIYPYYGKETVCIDQKLSFPPQHQPTQPGIESLMNPRPISESPEYCGSGKLKDKVAVITGGDSGIGRAVAYAFAKEGADIVIAYLNETSDAIETRNRIEQLGRRCLLLETDLRFKENCSSVIDGTILHFGQLDILVNNHAVQYPQNSIGDITEQQLYHTFQTNIFPFFFLVQAALPYLRRGSAIINTASITAYQGKKNLIDYSSTKGAIVSFTRSLALSLVDQGIRVNAVAPGPIWTPLIPSSFTAEEVSTFGTDTPMKRAGQPYELAPAYVYLASSDSSYVTGETIHVNGGDMVTT, from the coding sequence ATGACGAACCCTATATATCCTTATTACGGAAAAGAAACGGTATGCATAGACCAAAAGCTGAGCTTCCCGCCCCAGCACCAGCCCACACAGCCCGGTATTGAAAGCTTGATGAATCCAAGACCGATCTCAGAGAGTCCGGAATACTGCGGAAGCGGCAAGCTAAAAGACAAGGTTGCCGTCATAACCGGCGGGGACAGTGGAATTGGACGCGCGGTGGCTTATGCTTTTGCCAAGGAAGGCGCCGATATAGTCATTGCCTATCTGAATGAGACATCTGATGCGATCGAGACTAGGAACCGGATTGAGCAGCTTGGAAGACGATGTCTTCTTCTGGAGACGGATCTGAGGTTCAAGGAGAACTGCTCCTCAGTCATTGACGGGACAATTCTGCATTTTGGCCAGCTGGACATTCTAGTCAACAATCATGCCGTGCAGTACCCTCAGAACAGTATTGGCGATATCACCGAACAGCAGCTGTACCATACTTTTCAGACGAATATCTTCCCCTTCTTCTTTCTGGTGCAGGCAGCCCTTCCTTACTTGCGCAGAGGCTCGGCAATCATTAATACGGCATCAATTACCGCTTACCAGGGCAAAAAGAACCTGATTGACTATTCCTCGACCAAAGGTGCGATTGTGTCCTTCACCCGCTCCCTAGCCCTGTCACTCGTTGACCAGGGAATCCGTGTCAATGCGGTTGCTCCAGGTCCAATCTGGACCCCTCTCATTCCTTCCAGCTTCACGGCTGAGGAAGTCAGCACCTTCGGTACCGATACACCGATGAAACGGGCCGGTCAGCCTTACGAGCTTGCTCCCGCTTACGTATACCTCGCAAGCAGCGATTCATCTTATGTAACGGGCGAGACCATCCATGTGAACGGCGGGGATATGGTCACCACGTGA
- a CDS encoding NAD(P)-dependent oxidoreductase, whose product MKIALYGATGTIGKSILEEALRRGHEVTAVLRDVSKLEGLDQHEKLQVKTGDILMPDSVTEAATGKDVVISAFGPKFGQEDELSEVARTLVEGVKRGGAGRLIVVGGAGSLEVAPGVPLMDTPAFPEEWRPLARAHAEAYEIFQTSDIDWTYFSPAAVIEPGERTGNFRIGTNQLVTDELDNSRISVEDYAVALLDEVDEGHFVRGRFTVAY is encoded by the coding sequence ATGAAAATTGCACTGTATGGAGCGACAGGTACGATCGGAAAAAGCATTCTGGAAGAAGCGCTGCGCAGAGGCCACGAGGTCACTGCCGTGCTCAGAGACGTCTCCAAGCTTGAAGGCCTGGATCAGCATGAGAAGCTTCAAGTGAAGACGGGGGATATCCTTATGCCGGATTCCGTGACTGAGGCTGCAACTGGTAAAGACGTAGTAATCAGCGCCTTTGGCCCTAAATTCGGGCAGGAGGATGAGCTGTCCGAAGTCGCGCGGACACTTGTGGAAGGTGTGAAGCGCGGGGGAGCCGGGAGACTGATTGTGGTCGGCGGAGCCGGAAGTCTTGAGGTGGCTCCAGGTGTGCCCCTCATGGATACGCCAGCCTTTCCGGAGGAGTGGCGTCCACTGGCACGGGCTCATGCGGAGGCTTACGAGATATTCCAGACCTCCGATATTGACTGGACTTATTTCAGCCCTGCAGCTGTGATTGAACCTGGTGAGCGTACCGGGAACTTCCGGATCGGAACCAATCAGCTCGTCACTGATGAGCTGGATAACAGCCGGATCTCTGTGGAAGATTACGCGGTGGCATTGCTTGATGAAGTGGACGAGGGACATTTTGTACGCGGGCGGTTCACTGTCGCTTACTGA
- a CDS encoding sulfite exporter TauE/SafE family protein, with translation MTNTVIEIFLIAILAGVVGSVLGLGGGIVVTPALTLLFGVDINHAIGASIISVIATSSGSAVAYIRDRITNLRVGMFLEIATTVGAITGAFLGAIIAPKFLYIIFALLLLYSAYAMIKKGKQEIPDNVPLHPVAEKLGLNGEYYDKSIGQTVAYNVDKVPQGFSVMYGAGVISGLLGIGSGSFKVMAMDVFMKMPLKVSTATSNFMMGVTAAASAGIYLLRGDIDPVISAPVALGVLIGAMAGSRLMQRMKSKTIRKLFIPVMIYVAGQMLYQGWRG, from the coding sequence TTGACGAATACAGTCATCGAAATCTTTTTAATTGCTATATTGGCGGGAGTGGTCGGCTCGGTCCTGGGACTTGGAGGCGGGATTGTCGTTACACCAGCCCTGACCCTGCTGTTCGGGGTGGATATCAACCATGCCATCGGAGCCAGCATTATCTCCGTTATCGCTACCTCCAGCGGCTCGGCAGTCGCATATATCAGGGATCGCATTACCAATCTTCGGGTAGGGATGTTCCTGGAGATTGCCACGACAGTGGGGGCTATTACCGGAGCTTTTCTTGGCGCGATTATTGCCCCCAAATTTCTATATATCATTTTCGCGCTGCTTCTCCTGTACTCAGCCTATGCCATGATTAAGAAAGGCAAACAGGAGATCCCGGATAACGTGCCGCTTCATCCTGTAGCCGAGAAGCTTGGCCTTAACGGAGAGTACTATGACAAGTCCATAGGACAGACGGTAGCTTACAATGTGGACAAGGTGCCCCAAGGTTTCAGTGTGATGTACGGGGCCGGGGTCATCTCCGGGTTGCTGGGGATCGGAAGCGGAAGCTTTAAAGTTATGGCTATGGATGTGTTCATGAAAATGCCGCTCAAGGTGTCGACGGCCACAAGCAATTTCATGATGGGAGTTACCGCGGCGGCCAGCGCCGGGATTTATCTGTTGCGGGGGGATATTGATCCTGTGATCTCAGCCCCTGTTGCCCTTGGTGTACTAATCGGGGCCATGGCAGGCTCGCGCCTGATGCAGCGGATGAAGAGCAAGACGATCCGCAAGCTGTTCATCCCGGTCATGATCTACGTTGCCGGACAAATGCTGTACCAGGGATGGAGGGGTTAA
- a CDS encoding sulfate ABC transporter substrate-binding protein encodes MKRGLRKGIIVSLVLAMSVVTAACGTSSGKGDNTVELLNVSYDPTRELYENYNKVFSAYWEKEKGQKVKIKQSHGGSGKQGRAVIDGLKADVVTLALGYDIDAIQKKGLIKEGWQSKFEGNSSPYTSTIVFLVRKGNPKGIKDWDDLIKGDTEVITPNPKTSGGARWNYLAAWGYALHHNNNDQNKAKEFVQELFKHVPVLDTGARGATTTFVERGIGDVLIAWENEALLSMKELGSGKLDIVYPSESILAEPPVAVVDKNVDSKGTREVAEAYLKYLYSEEGQKIAAENFYRPTLDSVKEKYKTSFKELELFSIDEFGGWAKAQAEHFSDGGVFDQIYVPGK; translated from the coding sequence ATGAAGAGAGGTTTGAGAAAAGGGATTATTGTAAGTCTTGTGCTGGCTATGTCTGTGGTGACTGCCGCCTGCGGTACAAGCTCGGGCAAAGGCGATAATACCGTGGAACTGCTGAATGTATCTTATGATCCGACCCGTGAACTCTATGAAAATTATAACAAGGTATTCTCGGCGTACTGGGAGAAAGAGAAAGGGCAGAAGGTTAAGATCAAGCAGTCCCATGGAGGCTCAGGCAAGCAGGGGCGTGCGGTGATCGATGGCCTGAAAGCCGACGTAGTCACCTTGGCGCTGGGATATGATATCGACGCTATTCAGAAGAAGGGGCTTATCAAGGAAGGGTGGCAGAGCAAGTTCGAGGGGAACAGCTCGCCTTATACGTCAACAATTGTCTTCCTGGTGCGCAAAGGCAATCCGAAAGGAATCAAGGACTGGGATGATCTGATCAAAGGTGATACTGAGGTCATCACGCCAAATCCTAAGACCTCCGGTGGAGCACGCTGGAATTACCTGGCTGCTTGGGGTTATGCCCTCCATCATAATAACAATGATCAGAACAAAGCGAAGGAATTCGTTCAGGAGCTGTTCAAGCATGTGCCAGTTCTCGATACTGGAGCGCGCGGAGCTACGACTACCTTTGTAGAACGCGGGATCGGCGATGTCCTTATTGCCTGGGAGAACGAAGCCCTGCTGTCTATGAAGGAACTCGGATCCGGCAAGCTGGATATTGTATATCCTTCCGAGAGTATTCTGGCGGAACCGCCGGTAGCTGTAGTCGACAAAAATGTGGACAGTAAGGGTACCCGTGAAGTAGCGGAAGCTTACTTGAAATACCTGTATTCCGAAGAAGGCCAGAAGATTGCGGCCGAGAATTTCTATCGTCCGACGCTGGACAGTGTGAAGGAGAAATACAAGACGAGCTTCAAGGAGCTTGAGCTGTTCTCGATTGATGAATTTGGCGGCTGGGCCAAAGCGCAAGCCGAGCATTTCAGCGATGGGGGCGTATTTGACCAAATTTACGTACCCGGCAAATAA
- a CDS encoding cytochrome c biogenesis protein CcdC, producing MQLSPTYLQIAATAGTLIMALLAIFIRIKASDRPVTIKKIVMPPVGMTTGFFMFVVPAVRIPWLWGIVAFAIGWLLFSYPLIRSTKFELVDGQVFVQRSRSFILVLLGLLAVRMLLHEFIEQYISVPQTGALFFLLAYGMILRWRLFMWKHYQTILKDSVPANR from the coding sequence ATGCAGCTCAGTCCTACGTATCTACAAATCGCTGCCACAGCGGGTACTCTAATTATGGCCCTGCTAGCTATATTCATCCGGATCAAGGCGAGTGACAGGCCGGTAACGATAAAGAAAATCGTCATGCCCCCGGTAGGTATGACAACAGGATTCTTCATGTTCGTTGTTCCTGCTGTCCGCATTCCCTGGTTATGGGGCATTGTTGCTTTTGCGATTGGATGGCTGTTATTCTCTTATCCACTGATCCGCAGCACCAAGTTCGAGCTCGTGGATGGGCAGGTATTTGTACAGCGTTCCCGCAGCTTCATTCTGGTCTTGCTTGGACTGCTCGCTGTAAGAATGCTGCTTCATGAATTCATCGAGCAGTACATCTCCGTACCGCAGACGGGTGCTCTATTCTTCCTGCTGGCTTACGGAATGATCCTTCGCTGGCGGTTGTTCATGTGGAAGCATTATCAGACCATTCTCAAAGATTCAGTTCCAGCCAATCGATAA
- a CDS encoding GNAT family N-acetyltransferase has product MDLGQLDIYEQPPKAADYLALRSQAGMSPRSEAGAAIGLRNSYYAVSVYLQDELIGMGRVIGDGGCHMQVVDMAVRPDLQGQGIGHMIFGRIVAYLEREAPDKTFVSLIADGPADRLYRKFGFAYTQPEGQGMYLRIRP; this is encoded by the coding sequence ATGGATTTAGGTCAGCTTGATATATACGAACAACCACCAAAAGCTGCTGACTATCTCGCCCTGCGGTCCCAGGCTGGAATGAGTCCGAGAAGTGAAGCGGGTGCTGCGATAGGGCTCCGCAATTCTTATTATGCAGTTAGTGTCTACCTGCAGGACGAGCTGATCGGAATGGGAAGAGTGATCGGGGATGGCGGCTGTCATATGCAGGTGGTCGATATGGCAGTCAGGCCGGATCTCCAAGGTCAGGGGATCGGTCACATGATCTTTGGCCGGATTGTGGCATATCTGGAGCGTGAAGCGCCGGATAAGACCTTCGTCAGCCTGATTGCGGACGGTCCTGCCGACAGGCTGTACCGAAAGTTCGGATTTGCTTATACACAGCCTGAAGGCCAGGGCATGTATCTGAGAATCAGACCTTGA
- a CDS encoding aldo/keto reductase — METRRLGKSDLHTSVIGFGAWAAGKAGWGDVSDNQIERAIHRAHELGVNFFDTAPVYGFGESEQIVGRTLKPIRDKVILATKFGLTWDDAGSIRNDVSRENIVREVEDSLRRLQTDYIDLYQVHWPDPSGATPFEETFDTLNQLAQQGKIRYIGVSNFSVEQLTKAAAISPVVSLQSLYNILQRDVEQGPLPYAAEKGIGFIPYSPLAQGLLTGKFNPGNKPKEDDVRSVLNPLFGEAEYELNLTKVQKLSEIAGRYGKPLGQLAINWLLANPAVSSVIAGAKTAEQVEENAGAAQWKITAEDVEEINQLLLTN; from the coding sequence ATGGAGACAAGAAGGCTTGGAAAGAGTGATCTGCATACGTCTGTCATCGGATTCGGAGCCTGGGCTGCCGGGAAGGCCGGCTGGGGCGATGTATCGGATAACCAGATTGAACGCGCGATTCATAGGGCGCATGAACTGGGTGTGAACTTCTTCGATACCGCACCTGTGTACGGGTTCGGGGAATCGGAGCAAATTGTGGGGCGGACATTGAAGCCCATTAGAGACAAGGTCATACTGGCAACCAAATTTGGTCTGACCTGGGACGATGCGGGGAGCATCCGGAATGATGTATCCAGAGAGAATATTGTTCGTGAAGTCGAGGATAGTCTGCGCCGGCTGCAGACGGACTATATTGACTTATATCAGGTGCATTGGCCGGATCCGTCGGGGGCTACCCCGTTTGAAGAGACCTTTGATACACTGAACCAGCTGGCTCAGCAGGGTAAGATCCGCTATATCGGTGTGTCCAACTTCTCAGTGGAACAGCTGACCAAAGCGGCGGCCATATCCCCCGTGGTGTCACTGCAATCTCTGTATAACATCCTTCAGAGAGATGTGGAGCAAGGGCCTCTCCCTTACGCGGCAGAGAAGGGGATTGGATTCATCCCCTACAGCCCTTTGGCCCAAGGCCTTCTTACGGGCAAGTTTAATCCGGGGAACAAGCCAAAGGAGGACGACGTGCGATCTGTGCTGAATCCGTTATTTGGGGAAGCTGAGTATGAGCTTAACCTTACGAAGGTTCAGAAGCTAAGTGAGATTGCCGGACGTTATGGAAAGCCTCTGGGACAGCTGGCTATCAACTGGCTGCTGGCTAACCCGGCAGTAAGCAGTGTCATTGCCGGAGCGAAGACGGCGGAGCAGGTAGAAGAGAACGCCGGTGCAGCCCAGTGGAAGATCACGGCGGAGGATGTTGAGGAGATTAATCAGCTGCTCTTAACAAATTGA
- a CDS encoding AraC family transcriptional regulator, with the protein MMEWVERMNGAVNYIEERLLEKLDYTEAARWACCSAYHFQRMFSFITGVSLAEYIRRRRLTLAAFELQHSEIKVLDLALKYGYESPEAFTRAFSNLHGVTPTAARLTGTSLKAYPRMTFHMSIKGAAEMKYRMEELGPFRIVGLSERVNTEQAFRVIPQIWATAQNQGVFERLWQIRAEGDFMGGILGVCANGEFGENEEFDYLLSVKSDQDPPEDMVSFDYPACTWAVFDAPGGPEGIQEIWSRLYTEWVPSSVYDLAYLPAVENYLPPEEGRNELWIPVVKRGQVELVGDSD; encoded by the coding sequence ATGATGGAATGGGTTGAGCGAATGAACGGGGCGGTCAATTATATTGAGGAACGGCTGTTAGAGAAGCTTGACTACACCGAGGCCGCAAGATGGGCCTGCTGTTCGGCGTATCATTTTCAGCGGATGTTCTCCTTCATCACCGGGGTTAGCCTGGCGGAGTACATCCGGCGCCGCAGACTGACGTTGGCCGCCTTCGAGCTGCAGCATAGTGAGATCAAAGTTCTTGATCTGGCACTTAAGTATGGATATGAATCTCCTGAGGCATTTACACGGGCTTTCAGCAACCTGCATGGTGTTACGCCTACCGCGGCACGTCTCACAGGAACCTCGCTCAAAGCCTACCCGAGAATGACCTTTCACATGTCAATTAAAGGGGCTGCAGAGATGAAATATCGAATGGAGGAGCTGGGACCATTCCGTATTGTGGGATTATCCGAACGGGTGAATACGGAGCAGGCATTCCGCGTAATCCCACAGATTTGGGCGACAGCGCAGAATCAGGGGGTCTTTGAGAGATTGTGGCAGATCCGGGCGGAAGGCGACTTCATGGGTGGCATACTTGGTGTCTGTGCGAACGGGGAGTTCGGGGAGAACGAGGAGTTCGACTACTTGTTATCTGTGAAATCCGATCAAGATCCACCGGAAGACATGGTCTCGTTCGATTATCCAGCATGCACATGGGCTGTATTTGATGCACCCGGTGGTCCCGAGGGGATTCAGGAGATATGGAGCCGTCTCTATACAGAGTGGGTTCCATCATCCGTATATGATCTTGCTTACCTGCCGGCGGTAGAGAATTATCTTCCGCCAGAGGAAGGCAGAAATGAATTGTGGATACCTGTCGTTAAGAGGGGGCAGGTCGAACTTGTTGGAGATAGTGATTAA
- the cysW gene encoding sulfate ABC transporter permease subunit CysW, whose protein sequence is MTPGSPVNVRTRSLKETGWVKWTLIGLASLVLLWLIVLPLIVVITEALKQGWDVYLAAIVDPDALSALRLTLLVAVITVPLNTIFGVAAAWAITKFRFRGKQLLITLIDLPFAVSPVIGGMIYILVYGEHGWLGGWLGSQDIQIIFALPGIVLATLFITFPFVARELIPLMEDQGQQEEEAAVTLGAKGWTVFWKITLPNIKWGLLYGVILCNARAMGEFGAVSVVSGHIRGETNTLPLHVEILYNEYQFSASFAVASLLLVLALVTLVLKGWFARKNAH, encoded by the coding sequence ATGACTCCCGGGAGTCCAGTGAACGTAAGAACCAGATCCTTGAAAGAGACAGGCTGGGTGAAGTGGACATTAATAGGTCTTGCCTCGCTAGTGCTGCTGTGGCTGATCGTGCTTCCCCTTATTGTTGTGATCACTGAAGCCCTCAAACAGGGCTGGGACGTCTATCTTGCGGCTATTGTCGATCCTGACGCGCTGTCCGCGCTGCGGCTGACTCTGCTGGTTGCCGTGATCACCGTTCCTCTAAATACAATCTTTGGTGTAGCCGCTGCCTGGGCAATTACCAAGTTCCGCTTCCGCGGCAAGCAGCTCCTGATTACATTGATCGATCTGCCTTTTGCAGTATCTCCGGTTATCGGCGGTATGATTTATATACTGGTATACGGAGAGCATGGCTGGTTGGGCGGATGGCTGGGCAGTCAGGATATTCAGATCATCTTCGCTCTGCCGGGGATTGTACTGGCTACCCTGTTCATTACCTTTCCCTTTGTCGCCCGAGAGCTTATTCCGCTTATGGAGGATCAGGGACAGCAAGAGGAAGAAGCTGCGGTAACACTGGGAGCTAAAGGGTGGACTGTATTCTGGAAAATTACGCTGCCGAATATCAAATGGGGTCTGTTGTACGGTGTAATCCTGTGTAATGCAAGAGCGATGGGTGAATTCGGTGCCGTATCTGTCGTATCCGGGCATATCCGGGGCGAGACCAATACCCTGCCGCTGCATGTAGAGATTCTCTATAACGAATACCAATTCTCGGCGTCGTTCGCTGTAGCTTCTCTGCTGCTTGTACTCGCTCTGGTGACCCTGGTGCTCAAAGGCTGGTTTGCACGCAAAAATGCGCATTGA
- the cysT gene encoding sulfate ABC transporter permease subunit CysT, with product MKTIATKRGVLPGFGLTMGYSVLYLSLVVLIPLSALLLNSTGLTWGKFWDIATDSRVLASFKISFLTAAAAGLIDAVLGLLLAWVLVRYDFPGKSIFDAMIDLPFALPTAVAGVSLTAIYSDKGWIGSLLEPLGIEVAYTPIGITLALMFIGIPFVVRTVQPVLQELEAEVEEAAATLGSGRVRTFLVVVLPQLYPALLTGFALAFSRGIGEYGSVVFISGNMPMKTEIAPLLIMSKLEQFDYAGATAVALLLLMISFLLMLIINTLQHRLRKTAR from the coding sequence ATGAAAACAATAGCTACCAAGCGGGGAGTGCTCCCCGGCTTTGGGCTTACCATGGGCTACAGTGTGCTCTATCTCAGCTTAGTGGTATTGATTCCACTGTCAGCACTGCTGCTGAACTCTACAGGACTAACCTGGGGGAAATTCTGGGATATTGCCACAGACTCGAGAGTTCTTGCATCCTTCAAGATCAGCTTTCTGACGGCCGCGGCTGCAGGTCTGATTGATGCGGTGCTTGGCCTGCTTCTTGCGTGGGTTCTTGTAAGATACGATTTTCCAGGTAAAAGCATATTTGACGCCATGATAGATCTTCCTTTTGCGCTTCCAACGGCCGTTGCCGGAGTCTCGCTGACCGCGATCTACTCCGATAAAGGCTGGATCGGCTCGCTGCTGGAGCCGCTGGGTATCGAGGTGGCCTACACGCCGATTGGAATTACGCTGGCACTCATGTTCATTGGAATTCCGTTTGTAGTCAGAACAGTTCAGCCTGTTCTTCAGGAGCTGGAAGCGGAGGTCGAAGAAGCAGCAGCTACGCTGGGCTCGGGAAGAGTCAGAACGTTTCTGGTCGTGGTTCTTCCCCAGCTCTATCCGGCCCTGCTGACCGGATTCGCTCTCGCTTTCTCCAGGGGAATTGGAGAGTATGGCTCGGTTGTCTTCATTTCCGGAAATATGCCGATGAAGACAGAGATTGCCCCGCTGCTCATCATGTCGAAGCTGGAACAGTTCGACTACGCGGGAGCTACTGCGGTGGCCCTTCTCCTGCTGATGATCTCATTCCTGCTGATGCTTATTATTAATACGCTTCAGCACAGACTACGCAAAACAGCCCGTTAA
- a CDS encoding YezD family protein: protein MAKPLKVDDVWLDRIAGLLSDIEFGSLNIVIHEGQIVQVERTERKRYESGASGGARVSAGSKHSPRALRESGPGR from the coding sequence ATGGCTAAACCATTAAAAGTGGATGACGTATGGCTGGATCGGATCGCCGGCTTATTAAGCGACATTGAGTTTGGTTCTCTGAATATTGTGATTCATGAGGGACAAATTGTACAGGTGGAACGTACGGAACGCAAGCGGTATGAGTCCGGTGCCTCCGGAGGCGCCAGAGTCTCAGCAGGCTCCAAGCATTCACCCAGAGCTTTACGTGAGTCCGGTCCCGGTAGGTAG
- a CDS encoding lactonase family protein, whose amino-acid sequence MTNSNLANETLLYVGSYASAEDGGIHLASFNKETGELKFIHSTPGIENPSFVIVNDEGTRLYAVAELEDGQVAAYEINQEDGSLRELGRESTGGFAPCYISYTPGPEGQLFSVNYMSAEVSSYYLDGNGAIKGLASRVKHVGKGLREDRQEAAHTHSIVLDRNGRFAYVSDLGMDQIVVYRVEDGKLVTHREIKLPPGSGPRHFKIHPSGQWAYGINELNNTVTAYSIDEPRGDLEILQHISTIPEDFASETTSAEVAISPCGRFLYGSNRGHDSLVRYRIDQESGKLSDPQWVPSGGEGPRHFLIVPGGYLLAAHQYSDNLVSFRIDAETGIPSATGYELRLGKPVCIALAKPSEG is encoded by the coding sequence ATGACGAACAGTAATCTGGCGAATGAAACTTTGTTGTATGTTGGCAGTTATGCTTCGGCCGAAGATGGAGGCATTCACCTGGCTTCCTTTAATAAAGAGACGGGAGAGCTTAAGTTCATTCACAGCACACCCGGGATTGAGAACCCTTCCTTTGTCATTGTGAATGATGAGGGAACCAGGCTGTATGCCGTTGCCGAACTGGAGGACGGGCAGGTTGCCGCTTATGAGATTAACCAGGAAGATGGAAGTCTTCGGGAACTGGGCCGGGAGTCGACTGGCGGATTCGCGCCTTGTTACATATCTTATACTCCCGGACCGGAAGGCCAACTATTCTCCGTCAACTATATGAGCGCAGAGGTGAGCAGTTACTATCTGGACGGGAACGGGGCAATCAAGGGGCTCGCTTCCCGGGTCAAGCATGTGGGGAAGGGACTGAGGGAAGATCGGCAGGAGGCCGCCCACACGCACTCCATTGTGCTTGACCGTAACGGCAGGTTCGCCTACGTATCGGATCTGGGCATGGATCAGATTGTTGTCTACCGTGTGGAGGACGGCAAGCTTGTGACACACAGGGAGATCAAGCTTCCGCCAGGTTCAGGACCAAGGCACTTCAAGATTCATCCATCAGGCCAGTGGGCTTACGGAATTAATGAGCTTAACAACACGGTGACTGCCTATTCTATAGATGAGCCCCGGGGGGACTTGGAGATACTCCAGCATATTTCTACAATCCCGGAGGACTTCGCGTCAGAGACAACAAGCGCGGAAGTGGCCATTTCCCCATGCGGACGCTTTCTGTATGGCTCGAACCGGGGACATGACAGCCTTGTGCGCTACCGGATTGACCAGGAGAGCGGCAAGCTGTCTGATCCTCAGTGGGTACCTAGTGGGGGAGAAGGACCGCGGCACTTCCTGATCGTCCCAGGCGGCTATCTTCTGGCAGCCCATCAATATAGTGATAACTTGGTCAGCTTCCGGATTGATGCTGAGACAGGCATTCCAAGTGCAACCGGCTATGAGCTTCGTCTTGGCAAGCCGGTCTGCATTGCACTGGCCAAGCCCTCGGAGGGCTGA